The Mauremys mutica isolate MM-2020 ecotype Southern chromosome 1, ASM2049712v1, whole genome shotgun sequence genome has a segment encoding these proteins:
- the LOC123362858 gene encoding olfactory receptor 52R1-like produces the protein MSDSNTTEFTNPSTFILLGIPGLEVAHVWISIPFCTMYVIVILGNFTILFIVKRELSLHEPMYYFLCMLAVTDLVLSTSTMPKILAIFWFNSREIEFSACLTQLYFIHCFSAIESGIFVAMAVDRYVAICHPLRHSTILTNRMVIKIGLAVVLRGGMLALPYPFLARQWPYCRTNIIPHTHCEHIAVVKLACADIRVSSYYGLFVLFCRIGLDVFFIVVSYTQILRAIFSLPTKDARLKTFGTCSSHLCVILAFYIPTLFSSLTSRFGHNLPLHFHIFIGNVYLLVPPMLNPIIYGVRTKQIRDRLLQIFTHKRTKVFSWCSRSET, from the coding sequence ATGTCAGATTCGAACACAACTGaattcaccaacccctccaccttcatcctgctgggaaTTCCTGGCCTTGAGgtggcccatgtctggatctccatccccttctgcaccatgtatgTCATAGTCATCTTGGGGAACTTTACTATCCTCTTCATCGTGAAGAGGGAGctgagcctccatgagcccatgtactattttctctgcatgctggctgtcacaGACCTGGTCCTGTCCACGTCCACCATGCCCAAAATACTGgcaatcttctggttcaattccagggagatcgaattcagtgcctgcctcacccagctctacttcattcactgcttctcagcGATTGAGTCTGGAATCTTTGTGGCCATGGCTGTGGATCGttacgtggccatctgccatcccctgagacattccaccatcctgacaaaccgaATGGTGATCAAGATTGGCCTGGCTGTGGTGCTGCGAGGTGGCATGCTCGCACTACCCTATCCCTTCCTGGcgaggcagtggccatattgcagaaccaacatcatcccccacacacactgtgagcacatagctgtggtgaagctggcctgcgccgacatccgtgtcagtagttactatggcctgTTCGTACTATTCTGTAGGATTggtctggatgtgttttttattgttgtgtcctatacccagatcctcagggccatcttcagcctccccacaaaggacgcccggctcaagacttttgggacctgcagctcccacctctgtgtcatcttaGCCTTTTATATCCcaactctcttctcttccctcacATCCCGATTTGGGCACAATTTGCCCCttcattttcacatttttattgGCAACGTGTACCTCCTTGTgccccccatgctaaaccccatcatctacggggtgaggaccaaacagatccgggacaggctgctccagaTCTTTACTCATAAAAGGactaaagttttctcctggtgctctaGGTCTGAGACCTAG